The following coding sequences are from one Solea solea chromosome 4, fSolSol10.1, whole genome shotgun sequence window:
- the LOC131457908 gene encoding uncharacterized protein LOC131457908 yields the protein MNNFRSKLRGLGCPEVEVNSLKRKQTHDQYPAKNLKKPKKAEVNYLPPHAQGETTASLEKERVELLSEMMKRDNSKVVAQKMAKTFSLRREEIVKEAPAISECMKRWPALFSEAQISEEFKRITTVNLQSTFLAKLDQCTPKLMALTQSKGGAAGLKIRNIKDMLLEDNTVERQREIAIRCLMVYLGEKEEDLFKQYWDVEELDADLAMQVMKIAIIGDGCATIVVEGTKILQGIDVARSCALLMGVIYALNLRYPKQLKFTFEAFQKLCLELDGQKASSKVMNLKYGIF from the exons ATGAACAATTTCAGAAGCAAACTACGAGGTCTCGGCTGCCCTGAAGTTGAAGTGAACTCActcaagagaaaacaaacacatgaccaGTATCCGGCAAAGAATCTGAAAAAACCAAAGAAGGCGGAGGTGAACTACCTACCCCCTCATGCTCAAGGTGAAACTACTGCAAGtttggaaaaagagagagtggagcTCCTAAGTGAAATGATGAAAAGGGACAACTCCAAGGTGGTAGCTCAGAAAATGGCCAAGACGTTCAGCCTTCGTCGGGAGGAAATAGTGAAAGAGGCCCCTGCAATCAGTGAATGCATGAAGCGCTGGCCTGCGCTTTTTAGTGAAGCACAG ATAAGTGAAGAATTCAAGAGGATAACAACAGTTAACCTACAATCGACCTTTCTGGCCAAGCTTGACCAGTGCACCCCGAAATTGATGGCCTTGACCCAATCAAAAGGAGGAGCTGCAGGCCTGAAGATAAGGAACATTAAGGACATGCTTCTTGAG GACAACACAGTTGAAAGGCAGAGAGAAATTGCCATTCGCTGCCTCATGGTCTATCttggagagaaggaggaggacctTTTCAAACAGTACTGG GATGTAGAGGAGCTTGACGCAGACCTTGCGATGCAAGTGATGAAGATTGCCATCATCGGTGATGGGTGTGCAACCATCGTAGTCGAGGGAACCAAGATCCTGCAGGGGATTGATGTCGCCAGATCCTGTGCTTTGCTGATGGGAGTAATCTATGCTCTTAACCTAAGGTACCCCAAGCAGTTGAAATTTACCTTTGAGGCATTCCAGAAGCTATGCCTTGAGCTTGATGGACAAAAAGCCAGCTCTAAAGTAATGAATCTCAAGTATGGTATTTTTTAG
- the LOC131458697 gene encoding uncharacterized protein LOC131458697, translated as MVFSHFAVCLARTKNSSSSPGILVSWTKGFNLRRGQPLRTNEISPSPSPEFVYRCQMPQPAQLRVIIADHDVRKVVLPSGIPETLDDLHSVIRDTFSIAKDFSLHYKDVDFDEFFTLLSTTDLKDKDTIKVVFLPNQEPPIILTLTDVTNMNNQPCEEPDVDDTASVSTDDTLILSSEDSPGHRSQPKFSQEMSASINMGLFSLPKI; from the exons ATG GTCTTCAGTCACTTTGCCGTGTGCCTTGCAAGGACAAAAaactcttcatcttctcctggTATCCTGGTTTCGTGGACCAAGGGGTTCAATTTGAGACGTGGTCAGCCTCTCAGGACAAACGAGATATCACCTTCTCCTTCCCCTGAG TTTGTGTACAGGTGCCAGATGCCACAACCGGCTCAACTCCGAGTGATCATTGCAGATCATGATGTCCGTAAAGTTGTACTACCATCTGGAATCCCTGAGACATTGGATGACCTTCACTCAGTCATTCGTGATACATTTTCCATTGCCAAAGACTTCAGTCTTCACTACAAAGATGTGGATTTTGATGAGTTTTTCACCCTTTTATCTACAACTGACCTCAAGGATAAGGACACAATCAAGGTTGTGTTTCTCCCAAACCAGGAGCCTCCAATCATTTTAACCTTAACTGATGTGACCAACATGAATAATCAGCCTTGTGAGGAGCCCGATGTTGACGACACCGCATCCGTGTCAACCGATGACACACTAATTCTCTCATCTGAAGATAGTCCAGGCCACCGTTCCCAGCCCAAATTCAGTCAGGAAATGAGCGCTTCAATAAATATGGGACTCTTCTCACTACCAAAGATTTAA